A stretch of the Pongo pygmaeus isolate AG05252 chromosome 16, NHGRI_mPonPyg2-v2.0_pri, whole genome shotgun sequence genome encodes the following:
- the RPUSD2 gene encoding pseudouridylate synthase RPUSD2 isoform X2, with protein sequence MWLGGRAWLRVLGHRRCDLRRPSFTRTWSGYKGPMAETLSTQVGTAGGLRAPHQQNGDAGGDARVEPSLGPPKPAGREVEPAPVGEEHPSAAAPGPGKHKKRRGATRERVVPPPKKRRTGDNDFLRNTVHRHEPPVTAEPIRLLAENEDVVVVDKPSSIPVHPCGRFRHNTVIFILGKEHQLKELHPLHRLDRLTSGVLMFAKTAAVSERIHEQVRDRQLEKEYVCRVEGEFPTEEVTCKEPILVVSYKVGVCRVDPRGKPCETVFQRLSYNGQSSVVRCRPLTGRTHQIRVHLQFLGHPILNDPIYNSVAWGPSRGRGGYIPKTNEELLRDLVAEHQAKQSLDVLDLCEGDLSPGLTDPTAPSSELGKDNLEELAAAAQKMEEVAEAAPQELDTIALAPEKAVETDVMNQETDPLCAECRLVRQDPLPQDLVMFLHALRYKGPGFEYFSPMPAWAQDDWQKD encoded by the exons ATGTGGCTGGGCGGCCGCGCATGGCTCAGGGTTCTCGGACATCGGCGCTGCGACCTTCGGCGCCCTAGCTTTACCAGGACTTGGAGTGGCTATAAGGGCCCAATGGCAGAAACACTGTCTACCCAGGTTGGGACAGCGGGCGGGCTGAGGGCTCCGCATCAGCAAAACGGTGATGCCGGTGGCGACGCGAGGGTTGAGCCGTCCCTCGGGCCCCCGAAGCCGGCTGGCCGGGAAGTGGAGCCGGCCCCAGTAGGCGAGGAGCATCCCTCGGCTGCAGCCCCGGGCCCGGGCAAACATAAGAAGCGGCGGGGCGCAACCAGGGAGCGTGTCGTGCCGCCCCCGAAGAAGCGGCGGACCGGG GACAATGATTTCTTGCGGAACACAGtgcacaggcatgagccaccagtcACAGCAGAGCCCATTCGCCTGCTAGCCGAGAACGAAGATGTGGTGGTTGTAGACAAGCCTTCCTCCATTCCCGTTCACCCCTGTGGCCGCTTCCGACACAACACAGTTATCTTCATCCTAGGCAAGGAGCACCAACTCAAGGAGCTACACCCCTTGCATCGGCTTGACCGCCTTACCTCAGGGGTGCTTATGTTTGCCAAGACAGCTGCAGTCTCTGAGAGGATTCATGAGCAGGTTCGGGACCGGCAG CTGGAGAAGGAGTACGTGTGCCGGGTGGAAGGGGAGTTCCCCACTGAGGAAGTGACCTGTAAAGAACCCATCTTAGTGGTGTCTTACAAAGTAGGGGTGTGCCGTGTAGATCCCCGGGGCAAGCCCTGTGAGACAGTGTTCCAGAGGCTAAGCTACAATGGCCAGTCCAGTGTGGTACGGTGCCGGCCACTCACAGGCCGCACACATCAGATTCGAGTCCACCTTCAGTTCTTGGGCCATCCCATTCTCAACGACCCCATCTACAACTCAGTTGCCTGGGGTCCTTCCCGAGGCCGAGGCGGCTATATTCCCAAGACAAATGAGGAGTTGCTACGGGACCTAGTAGCAGAGCACCAGGCCAAACAGAGCCTGGATGTACTAGATCTCTGTGAGGGTGACCTGTCCCCAGGACTCACAGACCCTACGGCCCCCTCCTCAGAGTTGGGCAAGGACAACCTGGAAGAGTTGGCTGCAGCTGCCCAGAAGATGGAGGAAGTAGCTGAGGCAGCCCCTCAGGAGTTGGACACAATAGCCTTGGCACCAGAGAAGGCAGTTGAAACAGATGTCATGAATCAAGAGACAGACCCACTCTGTGCAGAGTGCCGGCTGGTGCGACAGGATCCCTTGCCCCAAGACCTTGTGATGTTCCTACATGCCCTACGCTATAAAGGGCCAGGCTTTGAGTACTTTTCACCAATGCCTGCCTGGGCACAGGATGACTGGCAAAAAGACTGA
- the RPUSD2 gene encoding pseudouridylate synthase RPUSD2 isoform X1 → MWLGGRAWLRVLGHRRCDLRRPSFTRTWSGYKGPMAETLSTQVGTAGGLRAPHQQNGDAGGDARVEPSLGPPKPAGREVEPAPVGEEHPSAAAPGPGKHKKRRGATRERVVPPPKKRRTGVSFGDEHFAETSYYLEGGLRKVRPYYFDFRTYCKGRWVGHSLLHVFSTEFRAQPLAYYEAAIRAGRLHLNEKPVQDLNIVLKDNDFLRNTVHRHEPPVTAEPIRLLAENEDVVVVDKPSSIPVHPCGRFRHNTVIFILGKEHQLKELHPLHRLDRLTSGVLMFAKTAAVSERIHEQVRDRQLEKEYVCRVEGEFPTEEVTCKEPILVVSYKVGVCRVDPRGKPCETVFQRLSYNGQSSVVRCRPLTGRTHQIRVHLQFLGHPILNDPIYNSVAWGPSRGRGGYIPKTNEELLRDLVAEHQAKQSLDVLDLCEGDLSPGLTDPTAPSSELGKDNLEELAAAAQKMEEVAEAAPQELDTIALAPEKAVETDVMNQETDPLCAECRLVRQDPLPQDLVMFLHALRYKGPGFEYFSPMPAWAQDDWQKD, encoded by the exons ATGTGGCTGGGCGGCCGCGCATGGCTCAGGGTTCTCGGACATCGGCGCTGCGACCTTCGGCGCCCTAGCTTTACCAGGACTTGGAGTGGCTATAAGGGCCCAATGGCAGAAACACTGTCTACCCAGGTTGGGACAGCGGGCGGGCTGAGGGCTCCGCATCAGCAAAACGGTGATGCCGGTGGCGACGCGAGGGTTGAGCCGTCCCTCGGGCCCCCGAAGCCGGCTGGCCGGGAAGTGGAGCCGGCCCCAGTAGGCGAGGAGCATCCCTCGGCTGCAGCCCCGGGCCCGGGCAAACATAAGAAGCGGCGGGGCGCAACCAGGGAGCGTGTCGTGCCGCCCCCGAAGAAGCGGCGGACCGGGGTGAGCTTTGGAGATGAGCACTTTGCAGAAACCAGTTATTACTTAGAGGGCGGCCTGCGTAAGGTGCGGCCCTATTACTTTGACTTCCGGACCTACTGCAAAGGTCGCTGGGTGGGCCACAGCTTGCTGCACGTCTTCAGTACCGAGTTCCGAGCTCAGCCCCTGGCCTACTATGAGGCCGCGATCCGGGCGGGCCGCCTGCACCTCAACGAGAAGCCGGTGCAGGACCTCAACATCGTGCTCAAG GACAATGATTTCTTGCGGAACACAGtgcacaggcatgagccaccagtcACAGCAGAGCCCATTCGCCTGCTAGCCGAGAACGAAGATGTGGTGGTTGTAGACAAGCCTTCCTCCATTCCCGTTCACCCCTGTGGCCGCTTCCGACACAACACAGTTATCTTCATCCTAGGCAAGGAGCACCAACTCAAGGAGCTACACCCCTTGCATCGGCTTGACCGCCTTACCTCAGGGGTGCTTATGTTTGCCAAGACAGCTGCAGTCTCTGAGAGGATTCATGAGCAGGTTCGGGACCGGCAG CTGGAGAAGGAGTACGTGTGCCGGGTGGAAGGGGAGTTCCCCACTGAGGAAGTGACCTGTAAAGAACCCATCTTAGTGGTGTCTTACAAAGTAGGGGTGTGCCGTGTAGATCCCCGGGGCAAGCCCTGTGAGACAGTGTTCCAGAGGCTAAGCTACAATGGCCAGTCCAGTGTGGTACGGTGCCGGCCACTCACAGGCCGCACACATCAGATTCGAGTCCACCTTCAGTTCTTGGGCCATCCCATTCTCAACGACCCCATCTACAACTCAGTTGCCTGGGGTCCTTCCCGAGGCCGAGGCGGCTATATTCCCAAGACAAATGAGGAGTTGCTACGGGACCTAGTAGCAGAGCACCAGGCCAAACAGAGCCTGGATGTACTAGATCTCTGTGAGGGTGACCTGTCCCCAGGACTCACAGACCCTACGGCCCCCTCCTCAGAGTTGGGCAAGGACAACCTGGAAGAGTTGGCTGCAGCTGCCCAGAAGATGGAGGAAGTAGCTGAGGCAGCCCCTCAGGAGTTGGACACAATAGCCTTGGCACCAGAGAAGGCAGTTGAAACAGATGTCATGAATCAAGAGACAGACCCACTCTGTGCAGAGTGCCGGCTGGTGCGACAGGATCCCTTGCCCCAAGACCTTGTGATGTTCCTACATGCCCTACGCTATAAAGGGCCAGGCTTTGAGTACTTTTCACCAATGCCTGCCTGGGCACAGGATGACTGGCAAAAAGACTGA